The following proteins are co-located in the Alcaligenes faecalis genome:
- a CDS encoding AzlC family ABC transporter permease, producing MRAGFIDFIPALIATVVWGFVTGVAMVKSGLSGFEATLMTLFVYAGSAQLTALPLIESHAPLWLIFTAGFIVNIRFIIFGAALQPFFRHLSWKKRLGLGYITSDMVFVLFMSKYGDSKERGSREHLWYYLGIILPGWLSWQIASLSGIVLSAYVPPSWSLEFAAILALLALLIPLVNNRAMWACLITASVIAWAGQALPLRLGLVAAVLGGVLAGVAAEQLQRHRDAR from the coding sequence ATGCGCGCTGGTTTTATCGACTTTATTCCCGCTTTGATAGCCACGGTAGTCTGGGGCTTTGTGACAGGTGTGGCGATGGTCAAGTCCGGTTTGAGCGGGTTTGAAGCCACCTTGATGACCTTGTTTGTATATGCCGGCTCGGCGCAGTTGACGGCGCTACCGCTGATCGAGTCCCACGCACCCTTGTGGCTGATTTTCACTGCCGGCTTTATCGTCAATATCCGTTTCATTATTTTTGGAGCGGCCTTGCAGCCCTTTTTCCGTCATCTGAGCTGGAAAAAACGCCTGGGTCTGGGCTACATCACCAGTGACATGGTGTTTGTTCTGTTTATGTCCAAGTATGGCGATTCCAAAGAGCGTGGCTCGCGTGAGCATCTTTGGTATTACCTGGGTATCATTTTGCCTGGTTGGCTAAGCTGGCAGATTGCGTCCTTGTCGGGCATTGTGCTCAGTGCTTATGTACCGCCTTCCTGGTCGCTGGAGTTTGCGGCCATTCTGGCCTTGCTGGCGCTGTTGATTCCCCTGGTCAACAACCGTGCCATGTGGGCCTGTTTGATTACGGCCAGTGTGATTGCGTGGGCTGGACAGGCGCTGCCCTTGCGTTTGGGGTTGGTGGCTGCGGTGCTTGGTGGAGTGTTGGCGGGCGTGGCGGCAGAACAACTGCAACGGCATAGGGATGCACGGTGA
- a CDS encoding AzlD domain-containing protein yields MSDWQYDWYVLGAIALLVLCSVLTRTGYFMFGDLLPLTERMRRALRFAPVAALAAIIIPELLPWAYGDTPRLDIKALASLVAVLVFIRTRNAVWVIVAGMVAFWLIRAVMP; encoded by the coding sequence ATGAGCGATTGGCAGTATGATTGGTACGTTTTGGGTGCAATTGCCTTGTTGGTGTTGTGCAGCGTGCTCACCCGCACAGGCTATTTCATGTTTGGTGATTTGCTACCCCTGACTGAACGTATGCGGCGCGCCTTGCGCTTTGCTCCGGTGGCTGCTCTGGCAGCAATCATCATCCCGGAACTTTTGCCTTGGGCTTACGGCGACACCCCTCGACTGGATATTAAAGCCTTGGCCAGCCTGGTGGCTGTGCTGGTGTTTATCCGTACCCGTAACGCTGTTTGGGTAATCGTGGCCGGGATGGTGGCGTTCTGGCTGATACGTGCCGTGATGCCCTGA
- a CDS encoding FAD-dependent monooxygenase translates to MNATDYDIAICGAGPVGASLALMLAAQHPSPSRIAVLGKNFNLASTEHAQGDPRTLALNHGSRRLILNQLKAWPERAALMRTVHVSQKGRLGRCLIQADELGVPDLGAVVHYDDLLWALHARLRDSGVTLLPAQQARTHSAPRQILVDHDAGQATALIAVQCDGVRPSGMRRDYDQYALLTTVRASQPQTGWAYERFTEHGPFAALPHPDAPDLYAIVWCNSPERSQFLAELPVEEFQAAMRQAFGERLGHLELVSKRHIFPLAFHAGPSRLSERLLAVGNAAQTLHPVAGQGLNLGLRDVAQLSQCLAAWQADCSQNPDPFLARYVRLRRPDRWLTAAITDTLPRLFATKNPLIQHACGLGLLAMDTLPFARQPFARQLLQGMRA, encoded by the coding sequence ATGAATGCCACCGACTACGACATCGCCATTTGTGGCGCCGGTCCCGTAGGCGCATCTTTGGCGCTAATGCTGGCTGCCCAGCACCCAAGCCCGTCACGCATTGCCGTTCTGGGGAAAAACTTCAATCTGGCCAGTACCGAACATGCCCAGGGCGATCCACGCACCCTGGCCCTGAATCACGGCAGCCGCCGCCTGATTTTGAATCAGCTCAAAGCCTGGCCCGAGCGCGCCGCCCTGATGCGTACCGTGCATGTTTCCCAAAAGGGACGACTGGGTCGCTGCCTGATCCAGGCCGATGAGCTGGGCGTACCTGACCTGGGTGCTGTGGTTCATTACGATGATTTGCTCTGGGCCTTGCATGCCCGGCTCCGAGACAGCGGCGTCACGCTGCTACCCGCCCAGCAAGCCCGTACCCACTCCGCCCCCAGGCAGATTCTGGTCGACCACGATGCGGGCCAGGCCACCGCCTTGATTGCCGTACAGTGCGATGGCGTCCGCCCGAGCGGCATGCGACGCGATTACGACCAGTACGCCCTGTTGACGACGGTGCGCGCCAGCCAGCCTCAAACCGGCTGGGCCTACGAACGCTTTACCGAACACGGCCCCTTTGCAGCCCTGCCCCACCCTGACGCCCCAGACCTGTACGCCATCGTCTGGTGTAACAGCCCAGAACGCAGCCAATTTCTGGCCGAACTGCCTGTCGAAGAATTTCAGGCCGCCATGCGGCAAGCCTTTGGAGAGCGCCTGGGACATCTGGAGCTGGTCTCCAAGCGCCATATCTTCCCGCTTGCCTTTCACGCGGGCCCCAGCCGCTTGTCCGAGCGCCTGCTGGCAGTCGGCAATGCCGCTCAGACCTTGCACCCGGTTGCCGGCCAGGGTCTTAACCTGGGCCTGCGTGATGTCGCACAATTGTCACAATGCCTGGCCGCCTGGCAAGCAGATTGCAGCCAGAACCCCGATCCTTTTTTGGCACGTTACGTCCGTCTTCGTCGCCCCGATCGCTGGTTGACCGCCGCCATTACCGACACCTTGCCACGCCTGTTTGCGACCAAAAACCCTTTGATCCAGCACGCTTGTGGTCTAGGACTGTTGGCCATGGACACCCTGCCGTTCGCCCGTCAGCCCTTTGCCCGACAGCTACTGCAAGGGATGCGTGCCTAG
- a CDS encoding cytochrome c oxidase assembly protein, with protein MSLLDWLTPWEFSPVLLLTFLLVIVLYVRGRQVHRPNLLRQSFFWIGLILLYLSLHTRLDYYAERMFFIHRAQHLILHHLGPLFLMGAYPGQTLRAGLPLSWRRALALWLRRPSGRRVQAVLTNPILVAFLFVFLVLIWMLPTVQFYSMLDWRLYRLMNWSVVISGIMYWNLILDRRPSPPARLSVGGRILSPVITMVPQMVVGAIITFTEYDLYPIFDLCGRAIAGMDALDDQVMGGLIMWVLAGLVEVFGLLYALGTLMRLSASHRLPESRRRTNAMMVRAN; from the coding sequence ATGTCCTTGCTCGACTGGCTGACTCCTTGGGAGTTTTCTCCTGTTCTGCTATTGACCTTCTTGCTGGTCATCGTTTTGTACGTCCGGGGGCGGCAAGTACACCGCCCCAACCTTTTGCGCCAGTCCTTCTTCTGGATTGGCCTGATTCTTCTCTATCTTTCCCTGCACACGCGCCTGGACTATTACGCCGAGCGCATGTTCTTCATTCATCGGGCTCAGCATTTGATCTTGCATCATCTGGGCCCCTTGTTCCTGATGGGAGCCTACCCCGGCCAGACCCTGCGCGCCGGCCTGCCTTTAAGCTGGCGTCGTGCTTTGGCTCTATGGCTGCGCAGACCCAGTGGCCGACGTGTTCAGGCTGTCCTGACCAATCCGATACTGGTCGCCTTTCTGTTTGTTTTCCTGGTCCTGATCTGGATGCTGCCCACGGTGCAGTTTTACTCCATGCTGGACTGGCGTTTGTACCGTTTGATGAACTGGTCTGTGGTCATCAGCGGGATCATGTATTGGAATCTGATCCTGGATCGCCGACCTTCGCCACCCGCCCGGCTGTCGGTGGGTGGGCGTATACTTTCGCCGGTGATTACGATGGTGCCACAAATGGTTGTGGGTGCCATCATCACGTTTACCGAATACGACCTTTACCCAATTTTTGATTTATGTGGCCGTGCCATTGCGGGCATGGACGCACTGGATGATCAGGTCATGGGTGGGCTGATCATGTGGGTGCTGGCCGGTCTGGTGGAGGTGTTTGGCCTTTTGTATGCCTTGGGCACCTTGATGCGCCTGTCCGCGAGTCACCGTTTGCCAGAATCTCGCAGGCGGACAAACGCTATGATGGTCAGGGCCAATTGA
- a CDS encoding zinc-finger domain-containing protein, whose product MSAAIEPKKADHELIMVGADDLPVHCPRPGSTLWNMHPRVFIDISKTGEAACPYCGARYRLKEGEKVHGH is encoded by the coding sequence ATGAGCGCCGCTATCGAACCTAAAAAAGCAGATCACGAACTGATCATGGTCGGAGCTGACGATCTGCCCGTACACTGCCCTCGTCCTGGCAGCACGCTATGGAATATGCACCCTCGCGTATTCATCGATATCAGCAAAACTGGCGAAGCCGCTTGTCCATACTGTGGTGCCCGCTACCGCCTGAAAGAAGGCGAGAAGGTTCACGGTCATTAA
- a CDS encoding M48 family metalloprotease: protein MQFKPARSALSLCLALSLTFSSVIPVQAQPIGIPSMGAASGAELSPALERTLGNAIMEQGRRSPEYVSDPDINQYLTDMGRRLAQYGPAMEQPVTVFVLRDNSINAFALPGGYIGIHSGLFTASQSESELASVLAHEIAHVAQRHVARGITQSAQSNHLLIAALAGALLGALAGSGDLAMGAAAFGQAAAVDRQLGFSRQAEQEADRVGFEMLLKAGYEPQGMVQMFQRLAAASRLNERATANEYASTHPMSQQRESDISNRVRGLPASNYQDTTSFWYIRAKLMVMQAGGGQSLRALEQALQSTNQSQSDLERSAAQYGLAYIAQGRQDYEQARAHLAEARAQGQFQAPELDTLGIRIAIADRDVQGALNLAKQAWQRWPKSQGVALAYVQVLQQLGQNDQAQAFLVDRIKQWPDEPQLHQLLAKTYDRLGDGVKARRAMAQYYELVGALPTAVEQLQQARNLTQDFYQQSELDTQIRQLRERVESERVLLERFRS, encoded by the coding sequence ATGCAGTTTAAACCCGCCCGTTCCGCGCTTTCTTTGTGTCTGGCACTGTCGCTGACGTTCAGTTCAGTGATACCTGTACAGGCGCAGCCTATAGGCATTCCTTCCATGGGGGCGGCCTCTGGCGCCGAATTGTCTCCGGCTTTGGAGCGGACCTTGGGCAATGCCATCATGGAGCAGGGCAGGCGCTCGCCCGAGTATGTGTCGGACCCGGATATCAATCAGTATCTGACGGATATGGGCCGCAGGCTGGCTCAGTATGGTCCTGCCATGGAGCAGCCCGTAACCGTGTTTGTCTTGCGGGATAACAGTATCAACGCTTTTGCTTTGCCTGGTGGTTATATTGGTATTCATAGCGGCTTGTTTACGGCGTCACAGTCTGAGTCCGAACTGGCTTCGGTGTTGGCTCACGAGATTGCCCACGTGGCGCAACGTCACGTGGCTCGCGGTATTACGCAAAGTGCGCAAAGCAACCACTTGCTCATCGCCGCCCTGGCCGGTGCCTTGCTGGGTGCCCTGGCTGGCAGCGGTGATCTGGCGATGGGGGCGGCCGCCTTTGGACAAGCGGCAGCGGTGGATCGTCAGTTGGGATTTTCGCGTCAGGCCGAGCAAGAGGCTGACCGGGTTGGTTTCGAGATGCTGCTCAAGGCAGGCTACGAACCTCAGGGTATGGTGCAGATGTTTCAGCGTCTGGCTGCGGCCTCACGCTTGAATGAGCGTGCGACAGCCAATGAGTACGCCAGCACGCACCCCATGTCCCAGCAGCGTGAATCGGACATCAGCAACCGGGTGCGTGGTCTGCCAGCCAGCAATTATCAGGATACGACCTCGTTCTGGTATATCCGTGCGAAGTTGATGGTGATGCAGGCCGGGGGCGGGCAGTCCTTGCGTGCACTGGAACAGGCTTTGCAAAGCACGAACCAGTCGCAAAGCGATCTGGAGCGTTCAGCGGCTCAGTATGGTCTGGCCTATATTGCACAAGGCCGTCAGGATTATGAGCAAGCGCGTGCGCATTTGGCCGAGGCACGGGCGCAGGGCCAGTTCCAGGCCCCTGAGCTGGATACCTTGGGTATTCGCATTGCGATCGCCGATCGTGATGTGCAAGGGGCGCTGAACTTAGCGAAACAAGCCTGGCAGCGATGGCCCAAGAGCCAAGGGGTGGCCCTGGCTTATGTGCAGGTCTTGCAACAACTGGGACAGAATGATCAGGCACAGGCTTTCTTGGTGGATCGCATCAAGCAATGGCCTGATGAGCCGCAACTGCATCAGTTGCTGGCTAAAACCTATGATCGTTTGGGTGATGGCGTTAAGGCTCGTCGTGCCATGGCTCAATATTACGAACTAGTCGGGGCATTGCCTACTGCGGTGGAACAACTACAGCAGGCGCGTAATTTGACCCAGGATTTCTATCAGCAATCTGAACTGGATACGCAGATTCGCCAATTGCGTGAGCGTGTTGAAAGTGAGCGTGTCTTGCTGGAGCGTTTTCGCTCCTGA
- a CDS encoding molybdopterin-binding protein, with protein MTTKDQAIIRLIIIGDEILSGRRYDKHFSKLIELLGARGLQLGGAQIIPDDLDTIAATLERSFATPDIVFCCGGIGATPDDQTRQATAKALAVELKLHPEAAALITERCAENERNGVGSADMSLPENQQRLQMGMFPEGADIVPNTYNKIPGFFIRNHTFMPGFPVMAWPMMEWTLDTRYRELHHLAHRVEHSFLAFNLPESRITPAMEHIELTWPGVRVFSLPSVGGAGGRPHIDLGVKGDPEPAAEALAYLRQQVLDLGGSLSPALK; from the coding sequence ATGACAACTAAGGATCAAGCCATTATTCGTTTGATTATCATTGGCGACGAAATCCTGTCGGGACGCCGCTACGATAAACATTTTTCAAAACTGATTGAACTGTTGGGGGCCAGGGGTTTGCAACTGGGGGGCGCACAGATTATTCCTGATGATCTGGACACAATAGCCGCCACTCTGGAGCGCAGTTTTGCGACGCCAGATATTGTGTTTTGCTGTGGTGGAATTGGTGCGACACCGGATGATCAAACCCGTCAGGCGACGGCCAAGGCTTTGGCCGTAGAACTGAAACTACATCCCGAGGCGGCGGCCTTGATTACCGAGCGTTGCGCTGAAAACGAACGGAATGGCGTGGGCAGTGCTGATATGTCCTTGCCCGAGAACCAGCAGCGATTACAGATGGGTATGTTCCCTGAGGGGGCAGACATTGTGCCCAATACGTACAACAAAATTCCCGGTTTTTTTATTCGCAACCATACCTTCATGCCAGGTTTTCCCGTGATGGCCTGGCCGATGATGGAGTGGACGCTGGATACTCGCTATCGGGAGTTGCATCATCTGGCTCATCGGGTAGAGCATTCTTTCCTGGCTTTTAATTTGCCTGAGTCACGCATTACACCGGCCATGGAACACATAGAGCTGACGTGGCCTGGGGTAAGAGTCTTTAGTTTGCCTAGCGTGGGAGGGGCGGGTGGGCGGCCTCACATTGATCTGGGTGTAAAAGGAGACCCGGAACCGGCAGCAGAAGCATTGGCTTATTTGCGCCAACAGGTGCTGGATCTAGGGGGGAGCTTGAGCCCTGCGTTAAAATAA
- the dusB gene encoding tRNA dihydrouridine synthase DusB gives MRIGPWTLPNPIFIAPMAGVTDRPYRRLCKTLGAGYAVSEMAASNKRLWDSVKTARRLNHEGEADPVAVQIAGSDPEMMAEAAVFNISKGARIIDINMGCPAKKVCNVASGSALLRDEPRIIEILEHVVKACTPYQVPVTLKTRTGWDAQSRNAVRIAHLAEDIGIAALTLHGRTRCDFYQGHAEYDTIREVKNSLSIPVIANGDIDSPEKAKFVLEYTGADAVMIGRAAQGRPWIFREILHYLEHGEHRAAPTFGELRDCMIEHLQDHYVFYGQHTGVRTARKHIGWYLSDMPDSRHWLDQINRIDNCADQLEAITHWFQECDLDQPYLQ, from the coding sequence ATGCGTATCGGCCCCTGGACCCTTCCCAACCCTATTTTCATTGCCCCCATGGCTGGAGTCACAGACAGACCTTATCGTCGTCTGTGCAAGACGCTGGGTGCCGGTTATGCCGTCTCGGAAATGGCCGCCAGCAACAAACGCTTATGGGACAGCGTAAAAACAGCACGCCGTCTGAATCACGAGGGTGAGGCTGATCCGGTTGCTGTACAGATTGCCGGTTCCGACCCTGAAATGATGGCCGAAGCCGCCGTGTTCAATATCAGCAAAGGCGCTCGCATCATTGATATCAATATGGGATGCCCGGCCAAAAAAGTGTGTAACGTCGCCTCGGGTTCCGCCCTCTTGCGTGACGAGCCACGCATCATTGAAATCCTGGAGCACGTTGTCAAGGCATGTACTCCCTACCAGGTTCCGGTTACACTCAAGACCCGCACCGGCTGGGATGCGCAATCGCGCAATGCTGTCCGTATTGCCCACTTGGCCGAAGATATCGGCATCGCCGCTTTGACCCTGCATGGCCGCACCCGCTGCGACTTCTACCAGGGCCACGCCGAATACGACACCATACGCGAAGTCAAAAACAGTCTCTCTATTCCGGTCATCGCCAATGGGGATATCGATAGTCCCGAAAAGGCAAAATTCGTACTAGAGTACACCGGAGCGGATGCCGTCATGATCGGTCGAGCTGCGCAAGGGCGACCCTGGATTTTCCGGGAAATCCTGCATTACCTCGAACATGGCGAACATCGCGCAGCCCCCACCTTTGGCGAGCTGCGCGATTGCATGATCGAACACCTGCAAGACCACTACGTTTTCTACGGGCAGCACACTGGAGTACGTACTGCCCGCAAGCATATAGGCTGGTATTTGTCGGATATGCCGGACTCCCGACACTGGCTGGATCAGATTAATCGTATCGACAACTGCGCAGATCAATTAGAAGCCATTACTCACTGGTTTCAAGAATGCGACCTGGACCAGCCCTACCTGCAATAA
- a CDS encoding alpha/beta fold hydrolase: MESGSVPGADAHPWRHADVVARLDSSACPLPAWLPGGHLQTIHGAFFARHHHIAFVRQRLDTPDGDFLDLDWTGPGLFADKLANGTTAQPDAHLSRTAARRWMQPQDWDSLPSMADTHALVLFHGLEGSSRSHYIQAIAQYFRARGWIVVVAHFRGCSGFPNRMARAYYSGDSEEISFILNTVRGHLPHVRWHVAGTSLGGNAMLKYLGEAGDEVSWLQACASISVPLDLVACGRYLSESRMGRWFYSPYFLKSMRRKLQDKAHRFPGMVDTARLSQARTIRDFDDIYTAPMHGFSHALDYWTRASSKPLLRNIKIPTLVLNARNDPFVPHASLPTIQDCSDSILLHQPAEGGHVGFITGSIPGNMGWLPARLARFFETNS, translated from the coding sequence ATAGAGTCGGGCTCCGTACCCGGAGCAGACGCGCACCCTTGGCGTCATGCCGATGTAGTTGCTCGTCTGGACTCCAGCGCCTGCCCTCTGCCCGCCTGGCTGCCTGGCGGACACCTTCAAACTATCCACGGGGCATTTTTTGCCCGCCATCACCACATCGCCTTTGTCCGTCAAAGGCTTGATACGCCCGATGGCGACTTCCTGGACCTGGACTGGACCGGGCCTGGCCTGTTTGCCGACAAGCTGGCCAACGGCACCACCGCCCAACCCGACGCCCACCTATCCCGCACCGCCGCCCGTCGCTGGATGCAGCCCCAGGATTGGGACAGCCTGCCCAGCATGGCCGATACCCATGCCCTGGTTCTGTTTCACGGGCTGGAAGGCAGCAGCCGCAGCCATTACATCCAGGCCATTGCACAGTACTTCCGTGCGCGCGGCTGGATTGTAGTTGTTGCCCATTTCCGGGGTTGCTCTGGCTTTCCAAATCGCATGGCGCGCGCCTATTATTCGGGCGATTCGGAAGAAATCAGCTTTATCTTAAATACCGTTCGAGGCCATCTGCCCCATGTGCGCTGGCACGTAGCCGGCACCTCGCTGGGCGGCAATGCCATGCTCAAATATTTGGGGGAAGCGGGTGATGAGGTCTCCTGGCTGCAAGCCTGTGCCTCGATTTCAGTGCCACTGGATCTGGTTGCTTGCGGCCGCTACCTGTCCGAATCCCGAATGGGTCGCTGGTTCTACTCGCCCTACTTTCTGAAAAGCATGCGCCGCAAACTGCAAGACAAGGCCCATCGCTTTCCTGGCATGGTCGATACTGCCCGCTTGAGCCAGGCCCGCACCATACGCGACTTTGACGATATTTACACCGCGCCCATGCACGGTTTCAGCCATGCGCTGGACTACTGGACACGCGCGTCCAGTAAACCCTTACTGCGCAATATCAAAATCCCCACCTTGGTTTTAAATGCCCGCAACGATCCTTTCGTGCCGCATGCCAGCTTGCCCACTATTCAGGATTGCTCGGATTCTATTTTGCTGCACCAACCAGCCGAAGGTGGGCACGTCGGATTCATTACGGGCAGTATTCCCGGCAATATGGGATGGTTACCCGCAAGACTTGCCCGCTTTTTTGAAACCAATAGCTAA
- a CDS encoding EI24 domain-containing protein, which produces MSLFSSAPSRSGPAGGWASISTAFKRSLVSQFQPRMLVALVMPFLIMFVGLILLSWLLWTPLQNWLLEVLGGWNTFESVDQWLVGLGLFSLKVYLAPLLALGILLPLAGVLGLILAAVLVMPLVLGHLQQKDYPDVIKQGHNATAYGVWNAVWVGTLFLVGWLVTLPLWIFPPFALILPVLWWVFALTRMLRVDSLVEHANVQERKYLWSRLNSQYWLIGLIFALLNLIPPAWLVLPVFSALVFAHFSLENLRRLRQHEATAASTSLIDHDN; this is translated from the coding sequence ATGTCCCTTTTTTCATCTGCCCCATCTCGATCGGGCCCTGCCGGTGGATGGGCCAGTATTTCAACCGCCTTCAAGCGTTCATTGGTGTCGCAATTTCAGCCACGCATGCTGGTGGCTTTGGTCATGCCCTTTCTGATCATGTTTGTGGGCTTGATTTTGCTGAGCTGGTTGCTGTGGACGCCTCTCCAGAACTGGTTGCTGGAGGTGTTGGGCGGCTGGAATACCTTTGAGTCTGTAGATCAGTGGTTGGTGGGCCTGGGCCTGTTCTCGCTGAAAGTGTACTTGGCTCCCTTGCTGGCCTTGGGTATTTTATTGCCGTTGGCGGGTGTACTGGGCTTGATTCTTGCAGCCGTTCTGGTCATGCCTTTGGTTTTGGGGCATTTGCAGCAGAAAGACTATCCCGATGTGATCAAGCAAGGCCATAATGCGACGGCTTATGGCGTCTGGAATGCTGTTTGGGTCGGAACCTTGTTTCTAGTAGGCTGGCTAGTGACCTTGCCCTTATGGATCTTTCCTCCTTTTGCGCTGATTCTTCCTGTGCTGTGGTGGGTTTTTGCCCTGACACGCATGTTACGGGTGGACTCCTTGGTAGAACATGCCAATGTGCAGGAGCGTAAATATCTGTGGTCCCGTCTGAATAGCCAGTATTGGCTGATTGGCCTGATATTTGCCCTGTTGAACCTGATTCCGCCCGCTTGGCTGGTCTTGCCTGTGTTCTCGGCCCTGGTGTTTGCTCATTTCTCTTTGGAAAACCTTCGTCGCCTGCGTCAGCACGAGGCAACTGCGGCGTCTACTTCGCTCATTGATCATGACAACTAA
- a CDS encoding helix-turn-helix domain-containing protein, protein MSTTNPLEQSVRERLERYFADLGESEPRDLLSMVISCVERPVLQVALEKSAGNQSKAAEMLGITRSTLRKKLSAHNLQP, encoded by the coding sequence ATGTCAACGACCAACCCACTAGAACAGTCCGTACGTGAACGCCTCGAACGCTACTTCGCCGACCTGGGCGAATCCGAGCCACGCGATCTGTTGTCGATGGTCATCTCCTGCGTGGAACGGCCTGTGCTGCAAGTTGCCCTGGAGAAATCCGCGGGCAACCAATCCAAGGCCGCAGAAATGCTGGGCATCACGCGTAGTACCTTGCGTAAAAAGCTCAGCGCCCACAATCTGCAACCCTGA
- a CDS encoding DEAD/DEAH box helicase — MTDKTPSTPTDLTFADFGLHPGILNAVTEAGYSKPTPIQAEAIPVVLAGRDVMGAAQTGTGKTAAFSLPILNRLMAHATTSASPARHPVRALVLTPTRELADQVAESIALYSKSVPLRSTVVFGGVDIGPQKEALRRGVEIVIATPGRLLDHIDQRTINLSQVSILVLDEADRMLDMGFLPDLDRIVSMLPKNRQGLLFSATFSKEIRKLARNFLNDPVEIEVAARNATASNVTQVVYPMSADDKRRAVVHLVKTKKLTQTIVFSNTKIGAGQLARYLEREGIKAESIHGNKSQLERMKVLDAFKSGSVDVLVATDVAARGLDVAGMPCVINVDLPYNAEDYVHRIGRTGRAGASGEAIALMAPDEEHLLQEIEKLIGTAVPRLKLDLPSTASSSRSGSKRHERRSYQSNTPPVDDFFLKPYEPSTAAAPKPAVTPSSNTTRKRSVGVLLGGGRY, encoded by the coding sequence ATGACAGATAAAACTCCTTCGACTCCCACTGACCTTACGTTTGCTGATTTCGGTCTGCACCCTGGAATATTAAATGCCGTCACCGAGGCGGGATATTCCAAGCCTACGCCTATTCAGGCCGAGGCGATTCCCGTGGTGCTGGCTGGCCGTGATGTCATGGGGGCAGCCCAGACCGGTACAGGTAAGACGGCAGCCTTTTCTTTGCCCATCCTGAATCGGCTGATGGCACACGCCACGACCAGCGCCTCTCCCGCTCGTCACCCGGTGCGGGCCTTGGTGCTGACGCCAACGCGCGAGTTGGCCGACCAGGTGGCTGAGAGCATCGCGCTCTACAGCAAATCGGTCCCCTTGCGCTCGACGGTGGTGTTCGGCGGTGTGGATATCGGACCACAAAAAGAAGCCCTGCGACGTGGTGTAGAGATTGTCATCGCCACCCCAGGCCGTCTGCTCGATCACATTGACCAGCGCACGATCAATTTAAGCCAGGTCAGCATTCTGGTACTGGACGAAGCAGACCGCATGCTGGACATGGGCTTTTTGCCTGATCTGGATCGTATTGTTTCCATGCTGCCGAAAAACCGTCAGGGCTTGTTGTTCTCGGCGACATTCAGCAAGGAAATTCGCAAGCTGGCCCGCAACTTCCTGAATGATCCGGTCGAGATTGAGGTGGCAGCCCGCAACGCGACGGCCTCGAATGTGACCCAGGTGGTGTACCCCATGTCGGCAGACGACAAGCGTCGCGCCGTCGTGCATCTGGTCAAGACCAAAAAGTTGACGCAAACCATCGTTTTTTCCAATACCAAGATTGGTGCGGGTCAACTGGCCCGCTATCTGGAGCGTGAAGGCATCAAGGCGGAATCCATTCATGGCAACAAAAGTCAGCTTGAGCGCATGAAGGTGTTGGACGCCTTCAAGAGCGGCAGCGTGGATGTGCTGGTGGCAACCGATGTGGCCGCCCGTGGCTTGGACGTGGCCGGTATGCCATGTGTGATCAATGTGGACTTGCCGTATAACGCTGAAGACTACGTCCATCGCATTGGGCGTACTGGGCGTGCTGGTGCTTCGGGTGAGGCCATTGCCTTGATGGCCCCCGATGAAGAGCACCTGCTGCAGGAAATTGAAAAGTTGATTGGCACAGCGGTGCCACGCCTGAAACTGGATTTGCCGTCAACGGCCTCCTCGTCTCGTTCTGGCTCCAAGCGCCATGAGCGTCGTTCGTATCAGTCGAATACGCCGCCGGTAGATGATTTTTTCTTGAAGCCCTATGAGCCATCGACCGCTGCGGCTCCCAAGCCAGCGGTGACGCCTTCCTCCAATACAACGCGCAAGCGTTCGGTGGGTGTGCTTTTAGGTGGCGGCCGCTACTAA
- a CDS encoding thioredoxin family protein, giving the protein MALFNAQHDLPTLATHLQATPNALLIACFCAQWCKTCQQYQPAFEALATQFPQACLIWIDIEEQPELLGEEDIEDFPTLLIQNENGTVFYGPMLPHIEHLQRLVHSISERSPVIDAGPGDLRALVAAAT; this is encoded by the coding sequence ATGGCCCTGTTCAACGCCCAACACGATCTGCCCACGCTGGCCACCCATTTGCAAGCTACCCCCAACGCCTTGCTGATTGCCTGTTTCTGCGCCCAATGGTGCAAAACCTGCCAGCAATATCAGCCCGCTTTTGAGGCTTTAGCCACACAGTTTCCCCAAGCCTGCCTGATCTGGATTGATATTGAAGAACAGCCCGAGCTGCTGGGTGAGGAAGATATCGAGGACTTCCCCACCTTACTGATCCAGAACGAAAATGGGACCGTTTTTTACGGTCCCATGCTGCCTCATATCGAACATCTGCAGCGTCTGGTGCACAGCATCTCAGAACGCAGCCCGGTCATTGATGCCGGACCAGGGGATTTACGTGCCTTAGTAGCGGCCGCCACCTAA